The following nucleotide sequence is from Acidobacteriota bacterium.
GAGGCCACCGAAGTGGCCGATACGCTCGACGTCGCCGTCGTCGAGATGCCCCGGGAGTACGTCGGTGCTGCGATCGAGGCGAGGATCTCACCGGATCACGACTCGCTGATCAACGCGTTCGACGCCGCCGGCGAGAACATCCAACTGCCGCTCCGCGTCGCCGAGATCTTCGCCGGCGAGGTCGACTTCAACGCCGAGCTGCGCCGCGGCGACGGCGTCGAGGTTCTGTTCGACCGCGCGATGCGCGACGGAGCGTTCGTCGGATACGGCGACGTCAAGGCCGCCGTGCTCTCCGTCCGCGGACGCCGCCTGACGGCCGTTCGATTCACCGGCCCGGACGGGCGGCCCGCGTTCTACGACGAGCAGGGGCGATCGCTCCGCCGGCAGTTCCTCAAGTCGCCGCTGCCGTTCAGCCCGCGCGTCACCTCAGGCTTCTCCACGAACCGTTTCCACCCGGTGCACAAGGTGCGGCGCGCCCACCTCGGCGTGGACTACGGGGCGCCGTTCGGCACGCCCGTGAACGCGGTGGCCGCCGGCACCATCGTCGCCGCCGAGTGGGCCGGCGAGGCCGGCCGCATGGTCCGGATCCGGCACACCGGCAACCTAGAGACGGCGTACCTGCACCTGTCGTCGTTCGCCCCGGGCATCCGGCCGGGCGCTCGCGTCGAGCAGGGCGAGATGATCGGTCGAGTCGGCCAGACCGGCACGGCGACCGGACCGCACCTCGACTTCAGAGTGATGAAGAACAACGTGTACCTGAACCCCGTGACAGCCTTCAGCCGGATGCCGGCTGGCGAGCCGATCCCGTCGGAACGGCTCGACGAATTCCGTCGCGTCCGCGACGAGATCCTTCGTGAGCTGCAGCAGCAACTGTCCGGCGGCGCGCGCACGTCCAACGCCGCGACCGCGGCCGGTTAGCTGCGATGTCAGCGCTGTTTCCGTTCCGCGCGCTTCGGCCCGATCCCCGAGCGGCGGCCGACGTGGCCTCCGTGCCGTACGACGTGGTCAGCACCGAGGAAGCCCGCGCGCTCGCCTCGGATCGGCCGCTGAGCTTCCTGCACGTCACGCGCTCCGAGATCGACCTGCCGGCCGGCACCAACCCGTACGACGCGCTCGTCTACGATCAGGCCGTCCGTAACTTCGAGCACCTCGAGCGCGCCGCGCCGCTCGTCCTCGACGACGAGCCGTCGCTGTACTGCTATCGGCTGCGGATGGGGCCCCATCAGCAAGTGGGCTGGGCGGGATGCTTCGCCGTCGACGAGTACGAGCGCGGGACGATCAAGAAGCACGAGAAGACGCGCCAGGACAAGGAAGACGACCGCACGCGACACATCCTCGAGCTCCGCGCGCAGACGGGCCTGGTCTTCCTCACCCACCGCGCCACCCCAGCCATCGACGCGATTGCGCGCCAGGCCGCGGCCGCCGCGCCGCTGTACGACCTCACCGCCGCCGACGGTGTCCAGCACACGATCTGGCGCGTAACCGGCGCGGCGTGCGATGAGCTCGTCGCGGCGTTCGGGCGGCTCGACGCGCTCTACATCGCCGACGGCCATCATCGCGCCGCGAGCGCCGCGCGCGCCCGGCAGGCCCTGCCCGGCCGCGCCGAAGCCTCGCGCTTCGTCGCCGTCGCGTTCCCGCACGATCAGATGCAGATCCTTCCGTACAACCGCGTGGTCAAGGATCTCGGCGGTCTGAGTGCAGCGGCGTTCCTCGACGCGTTGCGGCAGGCCTGCGAGGTCGGCGCCGGAAGCCCGCGGCCGGCCGGCCGCGGCGAGGTGACGATGTACCTCGACGGCCGTTGGCATGGCCTTCGTCTGCCTGCCGCCGCTCCAGGCACGGCGCCCGCCGATGGCCTGGACGTCGAGGTCCTCCAGCAGCGCGTGCTCGGCCCGCTCCTGCAGATCGGCGATCCGCGGACCGACAAGCGCATCGACTTCGTCGGCGGGATCCGCGGGCCGGAAGAGCTGGAGCGGCTCGTCGCGTCCGGACGCGCCAGCGTGGCCTTCTCGATGTACCCGGTGAGCATCGACGACCTGATGCTCATCGCCGATGAAGGCGGCATCATGCCGCCGAAGTCGACCTGGTTCGAGCCGAAGCTTCGCGACGGCCTGCTCGTCCACCTCATCTGATCGCGCCAGCGCTGGCGCGTCGCCGCACTCGCGGCGCGCCGACGATCCGTGAAATCATGGAAGGCTCAGATGGCGCCGTCCGCGCGCCAGACAAGCGAGGTTCCCGTGACGACCCGTCTCTACAATTTTTCCGCCGGCCCTGCGGTGCTGCCCCTGCCGGTGCTCGAACAAGCCCAGCGCGAGCTCGTGACGCTGCCGGACGTCGGCATGTCGGTCATGGAGATCAGCCACCGCTCGAAGCCGTTCGACGACATCATCGATGCCGCCGAGGCGGACCTGCGCGAGCTCGGCTCGATTCCCGCCAACTACAAGGTGCTGTTCCTGCAGGGCGGCGCCAGCCTGCAGTTCCTGATGGTGCCGATGAACCTGCTCGCCGCCGGCTCGACCGCCGACTACATCGTCACGGGTGAGTGGTCGAAGAAGGCCCTGTCGGAGGCGAAGCGCGTCGGCACGACGCACGTGGTGGCGACGGGAGAGGCCGGCAACTTCAAGCGGATTCCCGCGCAGCACGAGCTGGCGCTCACCGCCGGCGCCGCCTACGTCCACATGACGTCGAACAACACGATCTTCGGGACGGAATGGAAGCAGGTTCCCGACGTCGGCGAGGCCCCGCTCGTCTGCGACGCGTCGTCGAACATCTTCTCGCGGCCCGTCGACGTCTCGAAGTTCGGCCTCATCTACGCCGGCGCGCAGAAGAATCTCGGGCCGTCGGGCGTGACGGTCGTCATCGTGCGCGAGGACCTGCTGGCGCGATCGGCCGCATCGCTCTCGCCGATGTTGAGCTACAAGGTGCAGGCCGACAACGGGTCGCGCTACAACACGCCGCCGACCTTCGGCGTCTACATCCTCGGGCTCGTGCTGAAGTGGCTCAAGCGCACCGGCGGCCTCACGGCCATCGCGGCGATCAACGATCGGAAGGCACGGATTCTGTACGACGAGCTCGATCGCACGCCCTTCTGGCGTCCTCATGCCGAGCCGGACAGCCGTTCGGCGATGAACGTGACCTTCCGGCTGCCGTCCGAGGAGCTCGAGAAGCTGTTCGTCAAGGAGTCGACGGCCGCGGGCTTCGATGGCCTCAAGGGCCATCGGTCGGTCGGTGGGCTTCGAGCCTCGATCTACAACGCGTTCCCGGAAGAGGGCGTGCAAGCGCTCGTCGAGTTCATGCGGGAATTCGAGCGGAAGCGCGGCTGAGCCGCGGGCGCGGCGGAGGTCAGACCTCGGGACCGTGGCTTCGGCGCCGCCTCCGGCGTCGCCGGCGGCGGCGAGACGGCCGCGCCGCGCCTTCGTCTGGAAGCCCTTCGGCGGCTTCGCCGTGCGGCGGCGCGACGCGCCGATGCTGAACCTGCCGCCACGTCTCGACGACGTCCGGCGCCTCGGCATGGATGTCCAGCCAGGTCACCGCGTCGGCGAATGCCGGTCGATGCGGGAGGCTTCGGACGACGCGCGGCGGCAGGCCGGGATCGATCAGCCGGGGTGCCAGGTCGGTGATCTGGCGCAGCCGTTCCAGATCGCGACGCGCCACCGGCAGGATGCCGAAGCTCACGCGATCGGCGTGTGCGCTCGCGCCGCGGCCGTGCAGCGGTTTCGACAGCACGCCCAGCGGCTGCAGCAGCGAGCCGAGGAGCAGCGGCGTGGTCAGCTCGTCTGGCGCTGACGTGAACCGCTGCCGGTAGCGATCGAGCCGCGCCAGCGCGTCCCAGAGCGCATCGGGCGGCGACTGGAGCTCCGGCGTGACGAGCTCGAGCAGACGCGCGCGGGCGAGCGCGCGGAACGTCGCTTCGGCGGCGCCGGCGCGAAGGATCTTGAAGTACTCCTCCAGGAGCCTCGCCGGCGATGCGCTGGCGATGAGGCCGCGGTGCTCGGCGATCGCCTCGGTGACGAGCGGATCGAGGTCGAAGCCGAGCCGCGAGGCCATGACGATCGCGCGCAGCATCCGCACCGGATCCTCGACGAACCGCACGGAGGGATCGCCGATCGATCGCACGACGCGCTTCTCGAGATCGTCGAGGCCGCCGACGTAGTCGATCACCGAGAACGTCCCGATGTCGTAGAACAGGCCGTTGATGGTGAAGTCGCGCCGGAACGCGTCTTCCTCGGGCGTACCGAACGTGTTGTCTCGGGAGAGCGGCCCGAGCCCGCCGGGCGAGGGTGTCGCATCGGCGACCACCGGCTCGTCGTCGGGCCGCGCCGGCTCGGTCACGATCCGGCGGAAGGTGGCGACCTCGATGGTCTTCGTGCCGAACTTCACGTGCGCGAGCCGGAACCGCCGGCCGATGATCCAGCAGTTCCGGAAGAGCCGCTTGATCTGGTAGGGGTGCGCGTCGGTGCCGATGTCGAAGTCTTTCGGCCGCCGTCCCAGCAAGAGATCCCGGACGCTGCCGCCGACCAAGTACGCCGTGAACCCGTGCTCGCGGAGGCGGTAGAGAACCTTCAGGGCATCGGGGTCTATGTCACGCCGGGAGAGGTTGTGCGCCTCGCGGCGGACAATGACCGGTTCGACCACGGAAGAGATTATAGAAGGGCCGGCCGAGGCTGCCGACGGGTCATCAGGGTTTCGCCAGCGTCCAGTTGTCACCGACCCCGACGTCCACCGTCAGCGGGACGTCGAGCGGGAAGGCCCGTTCCATGACGCTCTTGACGAGCGCGGCGACCTCCGCCGCTTCGTCGGCCGGCGCTTCGAAGAGCAGCTCGTCGTGGACCGTGAGAATCATCCGGCTGGCATGGCGCCGGCCCGCGTTTCGCTCGGCGAGCGTGTCGTGCACGGCGATCATGGCCTTCTTCAGGATGTCGGCGGCCGTGCCCTGGATCGGCATGTTCACGGTTTCCCGCTCCGCGGCGGCGCGAATCTGGCCGTTCTTGCTGAGCAGCTCGGGCACGAGACGCCGGCGTCCGCTGATCGTCCGGACGACGCCAGTGGCCCTCGCCTCTGCGAGCGTGCGATCGATGAAGGCGCGGACGCCCGGATAGCCGGCGAAGTAGGCATCGATGAACTGCTGCGCGGCCTGCTGCGACACGCCGATGTCCTTCGCCAGCGTGAACGCCGTCTTGCCGTAGAGCAGGGCGTAGTTGATGATCTTCGATCGACGTCTCAGCTCGTGCTTGTCGAGCCCGAGCGGTCCGCCTGGGCCGCCGAACACGCGCTCGGACGTCTGGTCATGGATGTCGATGCCCTGGCGGAAGGCGTCGGCGAGCGCCTCGTCGCCGGACAGGTGCGCGAGGACGCGCAGTTCGATCTGCGAGTAGTCCGCCGAGATCAGCCGGTAGCCCGGCTCGGCCACGAACGCCGCGCGGATCTGGCGGCCGAGCGCGGTGCGCACCGGGATGTTCTGCAGGTTCGGATCGCTGCTGCTCAGCCGTCCGGTGGCGGCCACCGCCTGGTTGAAGGTCGTGTGGACGCGGCCCGTCGCCGGCACGACGAGCGATGGCAGCGCGTCCACGTAGGTGCCCTTGAGCTTCTGGATCTCGCGCCAGCGGAGAATCAGGGCCGGGAGCTCGTGGACGAGCGCCAGCTCCTCGAGCACGTCGCGGGCCGTCGAGACCGCGCGCGTCTTGCCGGTCTTCTTCGTGGCCTGGAGGTTGAGCCGTCCGAACAGGACGTCGGCGAGCTGCTTCGGCGAGTTGATGTTGAACTCGCAGCCGGCGTGCCCGTAGATCGTACGGCACAGCTCGTCGAGCTCGGCCTGCATCGTCGCGCTGAGCGCCGCCAGGGCGGCAGTGTCGATCCGGACGCCCGCGCGCTCGATGTCGGCGAGCACCGGGATGAGAGGCCGTTCGAATTCCTCGTAGACCCGGGTCAGGTGCTCGCGCTCGAGATCCGCCGTGAGGCCGGCCGACAGCGCGAGCGGGAGGTCCGCCCGCTCACACGCGAACGCCGTGAGCGAGGTGGCCGGCACGCGGTCGAGCGGCACCGCCTTCGCGCCCTTGCCGGTCACGTCCTCGATCGTCATGGCGCGGTAGTTCGAGCGCTCGAATGCCAGGCCTTCGACCGAGTGGCTCGATCGCGTGGCGTCGACGAGATAGCTCATGACCATCGTGTCGAAGAGCGGGCCGGCGAGCGTCAGCCCGGCGCGCCCGCAGGCGATGTCCACGAACTTCAAGTCGTGGCCGACCTTCTCGATTGCCGGGTTGGCCAGCACGGGTCCGATGATCCTTGCGACGTCGGCTGGACCCGCGTTCGGCGGATCGGTCAAGCCCACGTGGCCGGTCGGCACGTAGCGCGCGTGTCCCGCGGTGCTCGAGAACGCCCACCCGCTGACGGCGGCCGTCGTCGCCGACGTCGAGTCGCTGAGCGCCGCGATGGCGACGCGCGGGGCCTCGTTCAGCGCGCGCCCGAGCTGCTCGAGCTCGTCGATGGATGCGATCGTGGCGTAGTCGCGCGCCGACGTCTCCGCCGTCGGCGCGAACTCCTGCACGAGCGATCGGAAGCCCAGCGCCGCGAACAACGCGTAGCAGCGCTCGCGCGACGGACCGCCGTATCGCAGCGCCGCCGGATCGAACCCGACCGGCACGTCGGTGCGGATGCGCGCCAGCTCGCGGCTCGACCGCGCCGAGTCGGCGTGCGCGAGCAGACCCTCGCGATAGCGCTTCTGCTGGATCGTGCCGGCGGCGGCGATGAGCGCCTCGAGCGATCCGTGCGTCTGAATCAGCTCGCGCGCGCCCTTCTCGCCGATCCCGGGAACGCCCTTGATGTTGTCGATCGCGTCGCCCATGAGCGCGAGCACGTCGACCACCTGATCGGGCCGCACGCCGAACTTCTCGATCACGCCGCGCTCGTCGTACCACGTGCCCTCGTCGCGCGGGTTGAAGACGCGGATGCCGTCGTGCACGAGCTGGAAGAAGTCCTTGTCGCCCGTCACGATCGCGACGTCGAACCCGGCGGCCACCGCCTTCGTCGCGAGCGTGCCGATGACGTCGTCGGCCTCGAATCCCTGGACGGTGAGGACGGGCACGCCCAGCGCCGCCGACGCTTCGAGCACGAGCGGCACCTGCTCGGCGAGATCGGACGGCATCGGGGCGCGATTCGCCTTGTAGTCGACGGCCATCGCGTCGCGGAACGTCGGGCCGGCGAGGTCGAACGACGCGGCGATGTACTCGGGCTGCTGATCGGTGATCAGCTTTCGCAGCATCGTCGTGTAGCCGTAGACGGCGTTCGTCGATCGGCCGTCCGGTCCGGTCAGCCCGCGGATCGCGTGGTAGGCGCGATACATCTGCGAACTGCCGTCGATGAGAAACAGACGAGGCACGTGAAGCTCGGATGGTGGGCGGTCGTGTGAGCCCGGGGGAGCGCAGTATATCATTCGACCGATGCGCGGGCCGGCAAGACGGATGCTCGCGGTCGTGCTCGCGTTGACCGCGGCGATCGGCTGCGGTAACCCGTTCGGCCGCCAGTACGAGTACGAGGAGCAGATGTATCTCGGCGTCGATGGCTCCGCCACCGTGGTGCTCGACGCCTCGATCGCGGCGCTCGTCGCCCTTCGCGGCGTGCCGCTCGATCCGTCACCATCGGCCCCCGTCGATCGCGAGCGGGTCGCCGCGCTGTTCGCCGGCCCGGGATGCGAGGACGTGCGCGTCGGCCAGCCCTGGGTCCGCCATGGACGCCGCTACGTGCAAGTGAGGGTCTCGGTCGCCGCGCTCTCCGATCTACAGCACTGCGGACCGCTCTCGTGGTCGTCGTACACGTTCGAGCGATCCGAGGACACGATCCGCTTCGTCCAGGATGTCGGTCCGCCGGCGGAACGTGCCGTCGTGAACGCCGGGTGGAACGGCGCGGAGCTCGTGGGGTTCAAGCTCCATGCGCCGAGCCGCATCTACTACCACAACGTGAAGCGGCTCGAGGACGGCGCGAACGGCGAAGCCGGCCGCGGCAACGTGCTCACCTGGGAGCAGACGCTTGCCGACAGGCTCGCCGGCCGGCCGATGCGGTGCGAGGTGCAGATGGGGGCCTCGTCGATCCTGTTCAGAACGCTCTGGCTGTTCGCCGGTGCGTTCACCGCGGCCGTGGCGGTGCTGGCGGCGCTGATCTGGTGGACGATCCTGCGCGCCAGGCGGCGACAGGCTACCTCCCGGCAGCCAGCCTGATGTCCTGCGTCTTCTTCTCACCGTCCGCGAGCGACACGCCAACCGACGCCGGCGCAAGCTGCGCCAGGAACGACGGGTCGTACCACTCGCCGGGCTCGACGTCGGTCACCGCGGTCAGGCGGTAGTCGCCGGGCGGCAGCCCGCGAATCGCGAACCGCCCGTCCGTGCCAGGCTGCGTCGACGTGATCCGCCGCGATTGAGCCGTCCAGTACCGCCGATCGGACGGGAAGACGATGATCGTGTAGTCGGCCGTCGGCCGCCCGCTCACGTCCTGAATCATGCCGGACAGCTCCTGCGTGCGATCGGTGAACGTGAGCACGGCGCTCGTCACGTCCGCATTCGAGCCGAGCTCGAGCGGGAAGTCCAGCGTGTCGACGCCGTTGACGATCGCCGACCGCAGTTGCCAGGTGGTGTTGGCGTTCTGCGCGAACGGTCCGGGCCCTGATCCGCCGCGACCGGCAGGCGGCTGCGGGCTCGACGGCACCGATGTCGAGAAGGCGTACCGACCCGGCGGCACGCCCGTGATCTTGAAGCGGCCGGACGCGTCGACCTGCGCCGGTGGCACGCCGCCGATCTCGAAGGGCTGCGCTCCCCTCGTGGACAAGTTCACGCGCGCCCGGCTGAGGTCCGCCGGCGGCGCTGCCGTGCCGTCGAACTCCATCCGGCCGGATACCGTCATGCCAGGCTGCAGCGTCAGCATCAGGCCAGAGACATCCTGGCCGTTCACGAACACCTCCGACGAGGCCCACAGCACCTGCGCGATCGCCCCGCCGGCCATCCCGCGGCCGCCGCGGACCGGACCAGGCGGCTGCGCGTTGCCGGGTTCACCTTCGCGGAACACGTTGGCCCGCGTCTGGATCACGTACTGACCGGGCGTGACGTTCCTGAAGGAGAACTGGCCGCTGGCATTCGCGCGCGCGTTGTTCGCGCTCAGGCCAGGGATGCTCGGCAGCCCCGCGCGCTCGGCGGAGACGAGCGCGATGTTGGTGGCCGCCGGGAGCGGGCTGCCGTCGGGCATCAGCACGACGCCGTCGATCCGCGAGGTCGCGACGAGCTGCAGCCGGAAGTCGATGCCGCTTCGCTCCTCGCCGGGACCCAACGTGACCGTCGCCGCCGACGCCAGCGTCGTCGTGCCGGGATAGTAGACCGGCGCGTACGCGCTCGACTGTTCCTGTTCGGCAGCCGTCAGTTGCAGTTGCAGCTCGTTGGCGCGGGCGACGAGCGTCTGGGCCGCGGGCCCACCGGCCAGTGCGCCAACGCCTCCACCCGGTGCGCCGCCAGCGCGGGCCTGGCCGGCCTGTTGGAGCAGGGCCGCGACCTCGGATGCGATCGCTTCCCGCATGTTCCCGACGGTCAGGTTGCGCGGCACGGCATTCAGCACGTACTCGCCGGGCTGGAGCTGGAAGATGCGGTAGATGCCGCGATCGTCGGTCTGATCCTGCCCGGCCGCCTGCAGCGAGCGCTCGCCGGTGCGCATCGCGTAGCGGAACGCACGGACCTGGGTGCCAGGCTCCGGCTCGCCGTTCTCGTCCACGACCATCCCGGTGAGCACCCCCCCGCGCGGGAGCGTGATGGCCACGCTCTCGAGCTTCTGTCCCTCCGCGAGCTGAATCGGCGTGCCGGGTCGCCCGGCGCGCTTGGCGCCGAAGCTGGCGTCGACGTAGCCGGCCTTGCTGGCCGTCAGCGTGAACCGTCCGGCGGGCAGCGCCTGGAACACGAACCGCCCCTGATCGTCCGTGAGCGTCGACCGGCCGCCTTGGGGCCCCTGACCGCTCAACGTGACGCGCGCCCGCCGCACGGGAAGCCCTGTGCCTTCGGTCAGCACCATTCCCGTAATGGTCGCCGTGCCGAGGCGCGTGGAGGCGACGACATCTCGCGTCGCGCCGCGGCTCGCGCCGGGAGGCCCGCCGGCCATACCGCCGGGCCCGCCGCGGCCTGGTCCGCCCGGGCCCTGCATCGACGCCACGCTTCCGAGCGCGAGCGCGATGGCGAAGGCAATCCAGGCGTGAAGGGCGCGCGGAGCGAGGGGAGCCATGGTGTTATTGGACGACGGCCGTCACTGAATGGTTACGCCGAGCGCCGGACCGTAGTTTCGGATCATCGCCGGTCCACGCGGATCCGATTCGTCACGCCGAGCGTGCCGCCGACCTGCGCCAGCGTCGCGGCCATCGACTTCTGCACCTCGCTGTCGGCCGCGCCCGTCAACGTGATCCGGCCTCGTTCCACGACGATGTGGATCGGCGGCACGGGCATCTGCGCGTACACCCAGAACATCGGATGGCCGTAGATGGCGTGCGCGATCCGGTACCGCAGCTCGTCGTCGGCGGGCGACACCGGAAGCACGCCGATCTCGTTCGTGACGTCGCG
It contains:
- a CDS encoding peptidoglycan DD-metalloendopeptidase family protein, encoding MVPPSRSAAVFVAIALVVCCRASSIVAPAPAPAVDVHLAPDATTFESVVPRNATLESLLRQQLPEELSRSIVSAVTSVFNPRELRADRVYQITRGLDGLFREFRYQIDADRLLRVVFRREATEVADTLDVAVVEMPREYVGAAIEARISPDHDSLINAFDAAGENIQLPLRVAEIFAGEVDFNAELRRGDGVEVLFDRAMRDGAFVGYGDVKAAVLSVRGRRLTAVRFTGPDGRPAFYDEQGRSLRRQFLKSPLPFSPRVTSGFSTNRFHPVHKVRRAHLGVDYGAPFGTPVNAVAAGTIVAAEWAGEAGRMVRIRHTGNLETAYLHLSSFAPGIRPGARVEQGEMIGRVGQTGTATGPHLDFRVMKNNVYLNPVTAFSRMPAGEPIPSERLDEFRRVRDEILRELQQQLSGGARTSNAATAAG
- a CDS encoding DUF1015 domain-containing protein, which gives rise to MSALFPFRALRPDPRAAADVASVPYDVVSTEEARALASDRPLSFLHVTRSEIDLPAGTNPYDALVYDQAVRNFEHLERAAPLVLDDEPSLYCYRLRMGPHQQVGWAGCFAVDEYERGTIKKHEKTRQDKEDDRTRHILELRAQTGLVFLTHRATPAIDAIARQAAAAAPLYDLTAADGVQHTIWRVTGAACDELVAAFGRLDALYIADGHHRAASAARARQALPGRAEASRFVAVAFPHDQMQILPYNRVVKDLGGLSAAAFLDALRQACEVGAGSPRPAGRGEVTMYLDGRWHGLRLPAAAPGTAPADGLDVEVLQQRVLGPLLQIGDPRTDKRIDFVGGIRGPEELERLVASGRASVAFSMYPVSIDDLMLIADEGGIMPPKSTWFEPKLRDGLLVHLI
- the serC gene encoding 3-phosphoserine/phosphohydroxythreonine transaminase, which gives rise to MAPSARQTSEVPVTTRLYNFSAGPAVLPLPVLEQAQRELVTLPDVGMSVMEISHRSKPFDDIIDAAEADLRELGSIPANYKVLFLQGGASLQFLMVPMNLLAAGSTADYIVTGEWSKKALSEAKRVGTTHVVATGEAGNFKRIPAQHELALTAGAAYVHMTSNNTIFGTEWKQVPDVGEAPLVCDASSNIFSRPVDVSKFGLIYAGAQKNLGPSGVTVVIVREDLLARSAASLSPMLSYKVQADNGSRYNTPPTFGVYILGLVLKWLKRTGGLTAIAAINDRKARILYDELDRTPFWRPHAEPDSRSAMNVTFRLPSEELEKLFVKESTAAGFDGLKGHRSVGGLRASIYNAFPEEGVQALVEFMREFERKRG
- the pcnB gene encoding polynucleotide adenylyltransferase PcnB, translated to MVEPVIVRREAHNLSRRDIDPDALKVLYRLREHGFTAYLVGGSVRDLLLGRRPKDFDIGTDAHPYQIKRLFRNCWIIGRRFRLAHVKFGTKTIEVATFRRIVTEPARPDDEPVVADATPSPGGLGPLSRDNTFGTPEEDAFRRDFTINGLFYDIGTFSVIDYVGGLDDLEKRVVRSIGDPSVRFVEDPVRMLRAIVMASRLGFDLDPLVTEAIAEHRGLIASASPARLLEEYFKILRAGAAEATFRALARARLLELVTPELQSPPDALWDALARLDRYRQRFTSAPDELTTPLLLGSLLQPLGVLSKPLHGRGASAHADRVSFGILPVARRDLERLRQITDLAPRLIDPGLPPRVVRSLPHRPAFADAVTWLDIHAEAPDVVETWRQVQHRRVAPPHGEAAEGLPDEGAARPSRRRRRRRRRRRSHGPEV
- the polA gene encoding DNA polymerase I — encoded protein: MPRLFLIDGSSQMYRAYHAIRGLTGPDGRSTNAVYGYTTMLRKLITDQQPEYIAASFDLAGPTFRDAMAVDYKANRAPMPSDLAEQVPLVLEASAALGVPVLTVQGFEADDVIGTLATKAVAAGFDVAIVTGDKDFFQLVHDGIRVFNPRDEGTWYDERGVIEKFGVRPDQVVDVLALMGDAIDNIKGVPGIGEKGARELIQTHGSLEALIAAAGTIQQKRYREGLLAHADSARSSRELARIRTDVPVGFDPAALRYGGPSRERCYALFAALGFRSLVQEFAPTAETSARDYATIASIDELEQLGRALNEAPRVAIAALSDSTSATTAAVSGWAFSSTAGHARYVPTGHVGLTDPPNAGPADVARIIGPVLANPAIEKVGHDLKFVDIACGRAGLTLAGPLFDTMVMSYLVDATRSSHSVEGLAFERSNYRAMTIEDVTGKGAKAVPLDRVPATSLTAFACERADLPLALSAGLTADLEREHLTRVYEEFERPLIPVLADIERAGVRIDTAALAALSATMQAELDELCRTIYGHAGCEFNINSPKQLADVLFGRLNLQATKKTGKTRAVSTARDVLEELALVHELPALILRWREIQKLKGTYVDALPSLVVPATGRVHTTFNQAVAATGRLSSSDPNLQNIPVRTALGRQIRAAFVAEPGYRLISADYSQIELRVLAHLSGDEALADAFRQGIDIHDQTSERVFGGPGGPLGLDKHELRRRSKIINYALLYGKTAFTLAKDIGVSQQAAQQFIDAYFAGYPGVRAFIDRTLAEARATGVVRTISGRRRLVPELLSKNGQIRAAAERETVNMPIQGTAADILKKAMIAVHDTLAERNAGRRHASRMILTVHDELLFEAPADEAAEVAALVKSVMERAFPLDVPLTVDVGVGDNWTLAKP
- a CDS encoding carboxypeptidase regulatory-like domain-containing protein, with the translated sequence MAPLAPRALHAWIAFAIALALGSVASMQGPGGPGRGGPGGMAGGPPGASRGATRDVVASTRLGTATITGMVLTEGTGLPVRRARVTLSGQGPQGGRSTLTDDQGRFVFQALPAGRFTLTASKAGYVDASFGAKRAGRPGTPIQLAEGQKLESVAITLPRGGVLTGMVVDENGEPEPGTQVRAFRYAMRTGERSLQAAGQDQTDDRGIYRIFQLQPGEYVLNAVPRNLTVGNMREAIASEVAALLQQAGQARAGGAPGGGVGALAGGPAAQTLVARANELQLQLTAAEQEQSSAYAPVYYPGTTTLASAATVTLGPGEERSGIDFRLQLVATSRIDGVVLMPDGSPLPAATNIALVSAERAGLPSIPGLSANNARANASGQFSFRNVTPGQYVIQTRANVFREGEPGNAQPPGPVRGGRGMAGGAIAQVLWASSEVFVNGQDVSGLMLTLQPGMTVSGRMEFDGTAAPPADLSRARVNLSTRGAQPFEIGGVPPAQVDASGRFKITGVPPGRYAFSTSVPSSPQPPAGRGGSGPGPFAQNANTTWQLRSAIVNGVDTLDFPLELGSNADVTSAVLTFTDRTQELSGMIQDVSGRPTADYTIIVFPSDRRYWTAQSRRITSTQPGTDGRFAIRGLPPGDYRLTAVTDVEPGEWYDPSFLAQLAPASVGVSLADGEKKTQDIRLAAGR
- a CDS encoding BON domain-containing protein; the protein is MWRRSRSLLLRTAVVLSACAATGAAQMSDRDLAQRISQTISAYPHYTVFDSIEIQVTDRSVLLAGRVTTPKKRDEIEARVRKIDGIRDVTNEIGVLPVSPADDELRYRIAHAIYGHPMFWVYAQMPVPPIHIVVERGRITLTGAADSEVQKSMAATLAQVGGTLGVTNRIRVDRR